In Bacilli bacterium, one genomic interval encodes:
- the scpB gene encoding SMC-Scp complex subunit ScpB, with amino-acid sequence MDYRQLKAIIEGLLFVSGDEGLDARQIAEVVEQDTALVIDLLKDMKNDYVREHRGVQLLELAGTYQLATLPAHAPYFERLAASPSRSTLSQAALETLAIIAYRQPITRVEIEEIRGVKSDRAIHTLAVKQLICEVGRADAVGKPILYGTSKEFLDYFGLNSLRDLPDFSAFENGENLEEETRMLFEKLDERQLTIDDVAAAAEKT; translated from the coding sequence GGGCTTGACGCGCGGCAAATCGCCGAAGTCGTTGAGCAGGATACCGCTCTTGTCATTGATTTGCTTAAGGACATGAAAAACGATTACGTCCGCGAGCACCGCGGCGTGCAACTTTTGGAACTTGCCGGCACTTACCAGTTGGCGACATTGCCGGCGCATGCGCCGTATTTCGAACGGCTGGCCGCTTCCCCCTCGCGTTCCACATTGTCGCAAGCCGCATTGGAAACATTGGCGATCATCGCTTACAGGCAGCCGATCACGCGCGTGGAAATCGAGGAAATCCGCGGGGTGAAATCGGATCGCGCCATTCATACGCTGGCGGTGAAACAATTGATCTGCGAGGTGGGCCGCGCCGATGCGGTGGGCAAGCCCATTTTATACGGCACGTCAAAGGAGTTTCTCGATTATTTCGGTTTAAACAGTTTGCGCGATTTGCCGGACTTTTCCGCGTTTGAAAACGGCGAAAATCTTGAGGAAGAAACGAGAATGCTGTTTGAAAAGCTTGACGAGCGCCAGCTGACGATCGATGATGTTGCCGCCGCCGCCGAAAAAACGTAA
- a CDS encoding DUF2953 domain-containing protein, with translation MFWLWIVAAVIALLAMIVFLDRIKIELMLSREHDNDIMFADVRLLFGIVHIRRNMPMFDWLGKDKGIAFKSETVNRNNNETTAESRDLLNLDDLENLWRISKAMNELIAGFGSWFLRFLAHVRCHSLTWMTEIGFADAAKTGVAVGLAWSLKSSVAGFITSRIRMLANPRITVTPNYAHAHFSTKMRCLLTVRLFSFLVAGMLLLIRVMRAKKGVRRLRKIVKTPTG, from the coding sequence ATGTTCTGGCTATGGATCGTTGCGGCTGTTATCGCGCTTTTGGCGATGATTGTTTTTTTGGATCGGATCAAAATCGAGCTAATGTTAAGCCGTGAGCACGATAATGACATAATGTTTGCCGATGTAAGGCTTTTGTTCGGAATCGTCCATATCCGCCGGAATATGCCGATGTTTGATTGGCTTGGCAAAGACAAGGGAATCGCGTTCAAGAGCGAAACGGTCAACCGCAACAACAACGAAACGACCGCTGAAAGCCGCGATTTGCTGAATCTTGACGATCTGGAAAATCTTTGGCGCATAAGCAAAGCCATGAATGAATTAATCGCCGGGTTCGGCTCATGGTTTCTCCGCTTTTTGGCGCATGTCCGCTGCCATTCGCTAACCTGGATGACCGAGATCGGTTTTGCCGACGCGGCGAAAACCGGCGTGGCGGTCGGTTTGGCCTGGAGTTTGAAATCTTCCGTCGCCGGTTTTATCACGTCGCGCATTCGCATGCTCGCAAATCCGCGCATTACGGTAACGCCCAACTATGCGCATGCGCATTTCTCCACCAAAATGAGATGCCTGCTAACAGTGCGTCTTTTTTCTTTTCTTGTTGCCGGCATGTTGCTTCTCATCCGGGTGATGCGGGCGAAAAAGGGCGTGCGCAGGTTGCGGAAAATCGTAAAAACGCCCACGGGATGA
- the ytfJ gene encoding GerW family sporulation protein → MSEHPIQGLMQTAMENIKEMVDVNTIVGDPVETPDGSVILPISRVGFGFAAGGSDFVIEKGAENAQHQNDAQNAKVALPFGGGSGGGVSINPIAFLVVNSSGVKVVPLDNNTHLVERMIDLAPQVMEKIQAMVKGQKNANSQALQTNSNVVM, encoded by the coding sequence ATGTCCGAACATCCGATACAAGGTCTTATGCAGACGGCAATGGAAAACATCAAGGAAATGGTCGACGTCAATACGATTGTCGGCGATCCGGTGGAGACGCCTGACGGCAGCGTTATTTTGCCGATTTCCCGGGTTGGTTTTGGGTTTGCCGCGGGCGGCAGCGATTTTGTCATTGAAAAAGGCGCGGAGAACGCGCAGCATCAAAACGATGCGCAAAACGCCAAGGTCGCGCTGCCCTTCGGCGGCGGCAGCGGCGGCGGCGTATCCATCAATCCGATCGCGTTTCTCGTGGTGAACAGTTCCGGCGTCAAGGTCGTGCCGTTGGACAATAACACCCACCTGGTGGAACGGATGATTGATCTGGCGCCGCAAGTGATGGAGAAAATCCAGGCGATGGTCAAAGGGCAAAAAAATGCGAATTCCCAAGCATTGCAAACAAATTCCAATGTGGTCATGTAG
- a CDS encoding small acid-soluble spore protein H, which yields MNVQRAKEIAASPDMKHVTYNGEAIYIQHVDEQNETARIYSLNDRQHEQVVSVDSLQEH from the coding sequence ATGAACGTGCAACGAGCGAAGGAAATCGCGGCGTCTCCCGATATGAAGCATGTGACGTATAACGGTGAAGCGATTTATATCCAGCATGTGGATGAACAGAATGAAACGGCGAGAATTTATTCTTTAAACGATCGGCAGCATGAACAGGTTGTATCGGTGGACAGCCTGCAGGAACATTGA
- a CDS encoding response regulator — protein sequence MENRYQIMLVDDEPIILRSLKIALPWEQLQIDIVGDAANGEEALLMARQLKPDIIISDIRMPSMDGIFFMKEILKEYPGVIFIFLSGYSEFSYAREAMRFGAFDYLLKPIDHEELHKVLLKAKAKLDKTRLQKRETEILRKSMQSLSTLVRERMFVDLIEGRAADSKHSYWLENWELEHPYHTMIILIDQDDLAAKRWNQDEVKLWLFAIGNILAEFGEKKDCFTMFPFHRGEWIMIFQNKTRDELVEYGRELIGVIHKFTKLLCSVGISGKFRGLDQLSASYADAQTALLQKFFEPGKKIYTADVPVINGATDYPKAIENELVQALHTMNAQRLRETAEKLHEHLRQNALSKEQAVNTMLQMVVVLQREAENLRIHSESNANYVMDIIFAADNLAEMIFRFAEYFGNMIAQNVEKGNEESSRALIEKAREFIASRYYYDMSVDEAAEFVGLSCSYFCVLFKQETGLTFLEYLTKYRIEKACEILRNPDVKVYQIGPLVGYQDARYFTQVFKKIIGLTPTEYRVKSYGSAGAASRKGN from the coding sequence ATGGAAAACAGATATCAGATTATGCTGGTTGATGATGAACCGATCATTCTCCGCAGTTTGAAAATCGCCCTGCCTTGGGAACAATTGCAAATCGATATTGTCGGCGATGCCGCAAACGGCGAAGAAGCGCTGTTGATGGCGAGGCAGTTGAAGCCCGACATCATCATAAGCGACATCCGCATGCCCTCCATGGACGGAATTTTTTTTATGAAGGAAATCCTGAAAGAATATCCCGGCGTCATCTTTATTTTTCTGAGCGGATATTCGGAGTTCAGTTATGCCCGCGAAGCAATGCGGTTCGGCGCCTTCGACTATTTGCTCAAGCCGATTGACCACGAGGAATTGCACAAAGTTTTGCTGAAAGCGAAAGCGAAATTGGACAAAACCCGCTTGCAGAAGCGCGAGACGGAAATTTTGCGAAAATCGATGCAATCGCTGTCCACGCTCGTTCGCGAACGCATGTTTGTCGATTTGATCGAAGGCAGGGCGGCGGACAGCAAACATTCCTATTGGCTGGAAAATTGGGAACTGGAGCATCCTTACCATACGATGATCATCCTCATTGATCAAGACGATCTGGCCGCCAAACGCTGGAATCAGGACGAGGTCAAATTGTGGCTGTTTGCGATCGGCAATATTTTGGCGGAATTCGGAGAGAAAAAAGACTGCTTTACGATGTTTCCGTTTCATCGGGGCGAATGGATCATGATTTTTCAAAATAAAACGCGCGATGAATTGGTCGAATACGGCCGTGAACTGATCGGGGTCATTCATAAATTCACGAAACTGCTTTGCTCGGTCGGCATCAGCGGCAAATTTCGCGGGCTTGACCAATTAAGCGCCAGTTATGCGGATGCGCAAACGGCATTGCTGCAAAAATTTTTCGAACCGGGCAAAAAAATTTATACCGCCGATGTGCCTGTGATAAACGGCGCAACCGATTATCCGAAAGCGATCGAAAACGAACTGGTCCAGGCTTTGCACACCATGAACGCCCAGCGTTTGCGCGAGACGGCGGAAAAGCTGCACGAACACCTGCGGCAAAACGCGCTTTCGAAAGAGCAGGCCGTAAACACCATGTTGCAAATGGTCGTCGTTTTGCAGCGGGAAGCGGAAAATCTGCGCATCCATTCGGAATCGAACGCGAATTATGTGATGGATATCATTTTCGCCGCGGACAATCTCGCGGAGATGATCTTTCGATTTGCCGAATATTTCGGCAACATGATCGCGCAAAATGTCGAAAAAGGCAACGAGGAAAGCAGCCGCGCATTGATTGAAAAAGCCCGCGAATTTATCGCCAGCCGGTATTACTACGATATGAGCGTCGACGAAGCCGCCGAATTCGTGGGTTTAAGCTGCAGCTATTTTTGCGTGCTGTTTAAACAGGAAACAGGCTTGACTTTTTTGGAATACTTGACAAAATACCGGATCGAAAAGGCGTGCGAAATCCTGCGCAACCCCGACGTAAAAGTGTACCAGATCGGACCTTTGGTGGGATATCAGGACGCCCGCTATTTTACCCAGGTATTCAAAAAAATCATCGGCCTCACCCCAACCGAATACCGCGTGAAAAGTTACGGCTCCGCGGGAGCGGCCTCCCGCAAAGGCAACTGA
- a CDS encoding extracellular solute-binding protein yields the protein MQRKPLIRIKLAALALSLLASVAVSGCADQSGADMPQQEKITLSFRHFWVDEHDLKVANTIEAVINNFETTHPHVKIEFEGMNQTIYREQKLKSEMVAGNPPDIIPLFGGGEIEPYVRAGRLVDLTDFLEQNGLKSAFKNLDLWTFHNKVYGLPMEGNAEPLYYNKKIFASLHLNPPKTIDDLFAAIPVLKKAGYIPFALQNKDRWTGAIFYHYFLQRYGGNERIENILTKDGSFVNADYLQATKDFAKLIELGAFPDGANELTKEYAVNLFTSRKAAMYLNGSWDIGLFQGNNADLLFRDEVGVVNFPVAPVGKEDAGALAGGYTFGIGLSANLKGARLKAAEELLKAIYTEEVQRELVYEAMRIPSMNISFDAAKTGPIFPQVIDLIEHSKHTFIPYDNILPPEVKQTFLEVVKDLIDQTTTPEAVLAKLQESLELYRSLVQDGKH from the coding sequence ATGCAACGCAAACCATTGATCCGAATCAAACTAGCGGCGCTGGCCCTTTCCCTGCTCGCTTCCGTTGCCGTTTCCGGCTGCGCCGATCAATCCGGCGCCGATATGCCGCAACAGGAAAAAATCACCTTGAGTTTTCGGCATTTCTGGGTTGACGAACACGATCTGAAAGTGGCGAACACGATTGAAGCCGTTATCAACAATTTCGAAACCACGCATCCGCATGTGAAAATAGAATTTGAAGGCATGAACCAAACCATCTACCGGGAACAAAAATTGAAAAGCGAAATGGTAGCCGGCAATCCGCCGGACATCATTCCGTTGTTCGGAGGCGGCGAAATTGAACCGTACGTCCGCGCCGGAAGATTGGTCGACCTGACGGATTTTCTCGAGCAAAACGGGTTAAAATCCGCTTTCAAAAATCTTGATTTGTGGACGTTTCACAATAAAGTCTACGGACTGCCTATGGAAGGAAACGCCGAACCGCTTTACTACAACAAAAAAATCTTTGCCTCATTGCACTTGAACCCGCCCAAAACGATAGATGATTTGTTTGCAGCCATCCCCGTTTTAAAGAAAGCCGGCTATATCCCGTTTGCCTTGCAAAACAAAGACCGCTGGACAGGCGCAATCTTCTATCACTATTTTTTGCAGCGATACGGCGGCAATGAACGGATCGAAAATATTTTGACGAAAGACGGCAGTTTTGTAAACGCCGATTATTTGCAGGCGACAAAAGACTTCGCCAAACTGATCGAACTGGGCGCTTTTCCGGACGGCGCCAACGAATTGACCAAGGAATACGCGGTCAATTTGTTTACAAGCCGCAAAGCGGCCATGTATTTGAACGGCAGTTGGGATATCGGGCTGTTTCAAGGCAACAATGCGGACCTTTTATTCCGCGACGAGGTCGGCGTCGTCAATTTCCCCGTTGCGCCCGTCGGCAAAGAAGACGCCGGAGCGCTGGCCGGCGGATATACGTTTGGCATCGGCCTGTCAGCCAATCTGAAGGGAGCCAGGCTAAAAGCCGCCGAGGAATTGTTAAAAGCGATTTATACCGAAGAAGTGCAACGGGAGCTGGTGTACGAGGCTATGCGCATCCCGTCGATGAACATTTCTTTCGACGCCGCCAAAACCGGCCCGATCTTCCCGCAAGTAATCGATTTGATCGAACACTCCAAACATACGTTTATACCATATGACAACATTTTGCCTCCCGAGGTCAAGCAGACCTTCCTTGAGGTAGTGAAAGATTTGATCGACCAAACAACCACTCCGGAGGCGGTTTTGGCAAAATTGCAGGAGTCCCTTGAACTCTACCGGAGTCTGGTGCAAGACGGAAAACATTAA
- a CDS encoding sensor histidine kinase has translation MTLRGKFMIAIIMLVFAPVIALGVISYLTFSETIEKKTSDFYKVSLQETDRKLNYALNQINSVTDVGIVQPVVQKMLKRDISAISDSEEQELNNLFLSHPRIISLSLYSKTRLLYTTNPALTSSFSVIVKQPWYKEMKNLNGKPLWLGPYENDALAEPRYLTFARTVKDYYSLEDIGMLVLTVKPDILEQVFWEASILKQGDILLVNKNGDIIFSKSGRYFGGKDRLPLHFGQNAKNSYIETYQGEKSFITVVPSFNENWYLVAETSFRALRSESAKIRNITLALLAFSLLTALAFDLLFISKLVKAISRVVKGMKRVEQGIFNPVIPVKSDIKLGKDESTMLVDGFNRMSGQIKELISTVEQEQQRKKEAEMQALVAQINPHFIYNSLESINSLAIIHGNKEISKMVVSLGRLLRISISDSPELIPLSMEMEHVKHYLAIQKFRFEDKFEYEIDLPEELGNVLTQKLFVQPIVENALYHGIEPMHGVGKLLIRARRYHANIVIDVIDNGLGFDNETLRSLSENSLTGAKKYYHKGVGLKNVHERIRIRFGSPYGIMICSSPHDGTTVRIRLPLIESPIDDVGQAPTTPREE, from the coding sequence ATGACGCTCAGAGGCAAATTCATGATCGCCATTATTATGCTAGTCTTTGCTCCCGTAATTGCGCTGGGGGTCATTTCCTACCTGACCTTCTCCGAAACGATCGAAAAGAAAACGAGCGATTTTTACAAAGTTTCGCTTCAGGAAACCGACCGGAAACTGAATTACGCCTTAAATCAAATCAACTCGGTGACCGATGTCGGGATCGTGCAGCCGGTCGTGCAAAAAATGTTAAAACGAGATATTTCCGCCATCTCCGACAGCGAGGAACAGGAATTAAACAACCTGTTCCTTTCTCATCCCCGGATTATTTCGCTTTCGCTGTATTCGAAAACTCGCCTGCTGTACACAACCAATCCTGCGCTGACAAGCAGTTTCAGCGTGATTGTCAAGCAGCCCTGGTACAAAGAGATGAAAAATTTGAACGGCAAACCGCTGTGGCTGGGCCCGTATGAAAATGACGCGTTGGCCGAGCCGCGCTATCTCACGTTCGCCCGCACCGTGAAAGATTATTATTCGCTGGAAGATATCGGCATGCTGGTTTTGACTGTCAAACCCGACATTTTGGAACAAGTGTTTTGGGAAGCTTCCATTTTGAAACAAGGGGACATTTTGCTCGTAAATAAAAACGGAGATATTATTTTCAGCAAATCCGGCCGTTACTTTGGAGGCAAAGACCGGTTGCCGCTGCATTTCGGCCAAAACGCGAAAAACTCGTATATCGAAACGTATCAAGGCGAAAAATCTTTTATTACGGTCGTGCCTTCTTTTAACGAGAATTGGTATTTGGTGGCGGAAACCTCGTTTCGCGCGCTGCGCTCCGAATCGGCGAAAATTCGCAATATCACGCTGGCGCTGTTGGCATTCTCCCTCTTAACCGCCCTCGCCTTCGACCTCTTGTTCATATCGAAACTGGTAAAGGCGATCAGCCGCGTGGTAAAAGGCATGAAACGGGTCGAGCAAGGGATCTTCAACCCGGTCATCCCGGTTAAATCCGACATCAAACTGGGGAAAGACGAAAGCACGATGCTGGTTGACGGATTCAATCGCATGAGCGGGCAAATCAAGGAATTGATCAGCACCGTCGAACAGGAGCAACAACGCAAGAAGGAAGCGGAAATGCAGGCGCTGGTGGCGCAAATCAACCCTCATTTTATCTACAATTCATTAGAGTCGATCAACTCGTTGGCGATTATTCACGGCAACAAAGAAATCAGCAAAATGGTCGTGTCCCTGGGCCGGTTGCTGCGCATCAGCATCAGCGACAGTCCGGAGTTGATTCCGCTGTCCATGGAAATGGAACACGTCAAGCACTATCTTGCGATCCAGAAGTTCCGATTTGAAGACAAATTCGAATACGAAATTGATTTGCCGGAGGAACTCGGCAACGTATTGACGCAAAAGCTGTTTGTCCAGCCGATCGTGGAAAACGCGCTCTACCACGGAATCGAGCCGATGCACGGCGTCGGCAAACTGTTGATTCGCGCAAGGAGATATCACGCCAACATCGTGATTGACGTAATCGACAACGGCCTGGGTTTCGACAATGAAACGCTGCGCAGCTTATCGGAAAATTCGCTGACCGGAGCGAAAAAATATTACCATAAGGGCGTCGGATTGAAAAATGTGCATGAACGCATCCGCATCCGCTTTGGGAGCCCTTACGGCATCATGATTTGCTCGTCGCCGCACGACGGCACAACCGTTCGCATTCGCCTGCCGCTGATCGAATCGCCGATCGACGATGTCGGCCAGGCGCCAACCACTCCCCGGGAGGAATGA
- a CDS encoding carbohydrate ABC transporter permease, producing the protein MNTVAVGEKPGFLQKTILYLILWLGAIMSAFPFYWMFVVGTNDRSAVFHIPPKLVWGNLLLTNMEKVIERILFFRSMYNSFILASLETVFVLFFCALAGFAFAKYEFPLKRSLFILVLGTLFVPQQLSLLPNYIIMAKLHWIDDFKAIIVPGMVNAFGIFWMRQYIEAAVSNDLIEAGRIDGCSHFRIFWRIILPIITPALSTLGIFTFMYVWNDFMWPLVVLKSQEHFTLQMTLRQLLYNRDGVDYGMVMAATFTATLPLLLVFLLFNRWFISGLTSGAVKA; encoded by the coding sequence ATGAATACTGTAGCAGTCGGCGAAAAGCCGGGATTTTTACAAAAAACGATTTTGTATTTGATCTTATGGCTGGGCGCCATTATGTCGGCATTTCCTTTCTATTGGATGTTTGTCGTCGGAACGAACGATCGCAGCGCCGTGTTCCATATTCCGCCAAAACTTGTGTGGGGCAATCTGTTGCTCACCAACATGGAAAAAGTAATCGAGCGCATTTTATTTTTCCGTTCAATGTATAATTCCTTTATCCTCGCTTCTTTGGAGACGGTGTTTGTCTTGTTCTTTTGCGCATTGGCGGGGTTTGCCTTTGCCAAATACGAATTTCCGCTGAAGCGAAGCTTGTTCATTCTGGTGCTCGGAACACTGTTTGTGCCGCAGCAGCTCAGTTTGCTGCCCAACTATATCATCATGGCCAAACTGCATTGGATCGACGATTTCAAAGCCATTATCGTGCCCGGCATGGTGAACGCGTTCGGCATCTTTTGGATGCGCCAATATATCGAAGCGGCGGTGAGCAATGATCTGATCGAAGCAGGGCGCATCGACGGCTGCAGCCATTTTCGCATCTTTTGGCGGATCATTTTGCCGATTATCACTCCGGCATTGTCCACACTTGGCATTTTCACCTTTATGTATGTCTGGAACGATTTTATGTGGCCGCTTGTCGTTTTGAAATCGCAAGAGCATTTCACGCTGCAAATGACGCTCAGGCAGTTGTTGTACAACCGCGACGGCGTCGACTACGGGATGGTGATGGCGGCCACGTTTACGGCTACGCTTCCGCTTTTGCTCGTCTTTTTGCTGTTCAACCGCTGGTTCATTTCGGGTCTGACTTCCGGGGCTGTAAAAGCGTAA
- a CDS encoding sugar ABC transporter permease, with amino-acid sequence MSQTIVAANVGKPPKRPFWTERRRTASTAYLYISPFFILFLIFGVYPIFFTFYLSFFKWNAISPMKYVGFQNFALIFEDPTFWVSLMNTILMGIMGTVPQLIVALLLAVALNSAIVRFKNFFRIVYFLPNITSIVAVTLVFSVIFSNQGMANMLLDWLGVTTDVAWNSGWWGVKIAIAVMIFWRWTGYNAIIYLAGLQSISPELYEAAKIDGANSRDALFKITIPLLKPFILFTILTSTIGSLQLFTEPFVFLGTSGTGATRPEGITMVIYLYREAFTNSYFGTAAATAVVLFLFTIIFSLINLMITNRLGSSGSSLGGAK; translated from the coding sequence ATGAGTCAGACTATAGTGGCAGCTAACGTTGGCAAACCGCCCAAGCGCCCGTTTTGGACCGAGCGCAGACGCACCGCTTCAACAGCCTATTTATATATTTCGCCTTTCTTTATACTGTTTTTAATTTTTGGCGTATACCCGATTTTTTTCACGTTTTATTTGTCCTTTTTCAAGTGGAACGCGATCTCGCCAATGAAATATGTGGGGTTCCAGAACTTTGCCCTGATTTTTGAAGACCCGACCTTCTGGGTATCGCTTATGAACACCATCCTCATGGGCATCATGGGCACGGTCCCGCAGCTGATTGTCGCGCTTTTGCTCGCCGTTGCGCTGAATTCGGCGATTGTGCGCTTCAAGAACTTTTTCAGGATCGTCTACTTTTTGCCGAATATTACGTCCATTGTCGCGGTAACGCTGGTTTTCAGCGTCATTTTCAGCAATCAGGGCATGGCCAACATGCTGCTTGACTGGTTGGGCGTAACGACGGACGTGGCGTGGAACTCCGGCTGGTGGGGGGTCAAAATCGCGATTGCCGTCATGATTTTTTGGCGCTGGACCGGATATAACGCCATCATTTACCTGGCCGGATTGCAAAGCATTTCCCCGGAACTTTACGAAGCGGCCAAAATCGACGGCGCAAACTCGCGCGACGCGTTGTTCAAAATCACGATCCCGCTGTTAAAACCGTTTATTCTGTTTACCATTTTGACGTCCACGATCGGCAGCTTGCAGTTGTTTACCGAGCCGTTCGTCTTTCTCGGAACATCGGGTACGGGCGCGACGCGGCCGGAAGGGATTACGATGGTCATCTACCTGTATCGCGAAGCCTTTACCAATTCATACTTCGGGACGGCTGCCGCGACCGCCGTCGTATTGTTCCTGTTTACGATCATATTTTCGCTGATCAACCTGATGATTACGAACAGACTGGGCTCTTCCGGGTCGTCTTTGGGAGGTGCGAAATGA
- a CDS encoding extracellular solute-binding protein, whose amino-acid sequence MATFRKSLFLLLSVALVFALAACSGKKGGTEANDNSPQSTQGAAQTDAPKEKIELTFWTLGNNGYETLVDKWNADHPDIQVKVQNTGDQTAHHNNMLTAISAGSGAPDIFMLEIGFMEKFLAATDNFYNLNDLGAQDLKGNYLDWKWQQASSKDGSFQLGLPTDIGPTVLYYRQDLVQAAGLPADPAGLAAALDTWDKFAAAAKQYHEKTGKYFVDTTDLLHNALRDQSDGEIYLSKADGSFIGDTNPQVKKAFDYTVKAIQEGWVNPSPMWSPEWGQATNNGDFAVMPAPAWMSGVIKGNAPDTAGKWRITQLPEGAGNWGGSFLTIPKQSKHPKEAFAFISWMVSKENQMESFKTNQLFPSIPAIYDEQEFKDFVDPSGFYGDQKIAQEFAAAAQKVKPMYYGPQHDAIDAIFKNALRNVLEKKAEPAKEWDEAVKQAKEIVKRGG is encoded by the coding sequence ATGGCAACATTTCGCAAGAGTTTGTTCTTGCTGCTGTCGGTCGCGCTTGTTTTCGCACTGGCGGCTTGCAGCGGAAAGAAAGGGGGGACAGAAGCAAACGACAATTCCCCGCAATCGACGCAAGGCGCGGCGCAAACGGATGCGCCCAAGGAGAAAATTGAACTTACGTTCTGGACATTGGGCAACAACGGGTATGAAACACTGGTTGACAAATGGAATGCGGATCATCCCGACATTCAAGTGAAAGTGCAAAATACCGGCGACCAAACGGCTCACCACAACAATATGCTGACAGCCATTTCCGCCGGTTCCGGCGCTCCGGACATCTTCATGCTGGAAATCGGCTTCATGGAAAAATTTCTGGCTGCGACAGACAACTTCTACAACCTGAATGATTTGGGCGCGCAAGATCTGAAAGGAAACTATCTGGACTGGAAATGGCAGCAAGCGTCTTCCAAAGACGGCAGCTTCCAGCTTGGCCTGCCGACCGATATCGGACCGACCGTTTTGTACTACCGCCAGGATTTGGTCCAGGCGGCGGGACTTCCCGCCGATCCGGCAGGATTGGCGGCGGCTCTCGACACCTGGGATAAATTCGCGGCAGCCGCCAAACAATACCACGAAAAAACCGGCAAATATTTCGTTGATACAACCGATTTGTTGCACAACGCGCTGCGCGATCAATCCGACGGAGAAATTTACCTGAGCAAAGCCGACGGCTCGTTTATCGGCGATACGAATCCGCAAGTGAAAAAAGCGTTTGATTACACGGTTAAAGCCATTCAGGAAGGATGGGTGAACCCGTCTCCGATGTGGTCTCCGGAATGGGGCCAAGCGACAAACAACGGCGATTTCGCCGTCATGCCCGCCCCCGCCTGGATGTCCGGCGTCATCAAAGGAAACGCGCCCGACACTGCCGGCAAATGGCGGATTACGCAGCTTCCTGAAGGCGCCGGCAACTGGGGCGGATCGTTCCTGACAATTCCGAAACAGTCGAAACATCCAAAAGAAGCGTTTGCATTTATCTCCTGGATGGTAAGCAAAGAAAACCAGATGGAATCTTTCAAAACGAACCAGTTGTTCCCGTCCATCCCGGCCATCTACGACGAACAGGAATTCAAAGATTTCGTAGATCCGAGCGGCTTCTACGGCGATCAAAAGATTGCCCAGGAATTTGCGGCAGCGGCGCAAAAAGTGAAACCGATGTACTACGGCCCGCAACATGACGCCATCGACGCGATCTTCAAGAACGCTTTGCGCAATGTCCTAGAAAAGAAGGCCGAACCGGCGAAGGAATGGGACGAAGCGGTCAAGCAAGCGAAAGAGATTGTCAAACGCGGCGGCTGA